In Silene latifolia isolate original U9 population chromosome 3, ASM4854445v1, whole genome shotgun sequence, a single window of DNA contains:
- the LOC141648124 gene encoding putative disease resistance protein RGA1, producing the protein MFGYESQLDDLKLTVSTIKCVLIDAESKHQELGHGGREYIERLKEAVYDVDDLLDEFNTMVQKNKLIKGSKSSKKVRRFFSRSNQVLVAFNMSREIKNLRSKLDKIAKDRQQFGFTDVYVPIKRKPETMSFVGEDTIIGREDDREAIVKMLLGDSDSESSNVVGHKVSYVTVVGIGGLGKTALAQLVYSDSRVEKAFELKMWVCVSDDFILEKIFRQMLGRDVFNIEDLQRQVRNMIEGKRYLLVLDDVWSESRDEWDKLKSFLDLGNMGSRVVVTSRSKKVAKVVAHDLMYELKGLSKENSWNLFKRLAFEQGKKPMDSTHHLFDIGKEIVKKCADVPLAIRVAASMLYDQDEKKWMSLKNVANLMEMGPGQNGVMPILKYSYYHLTPALKSCFSYCALFPKDWRLDKESLVRLWVAHGCLDQPSGYQNEEDVGDEYFSMLLQRCFLQDVKRDRYGEIYECKMHDLIHDLAQEVAGKETILLDSFQGHLSRRNIHLSFTTDVHALLTSIITELGETYTLRTFLNLGYNLQLSESNVIAICSHLRRLRVLDLRYSSISTLPDTMGNLSHLRNLNLSDNDALRVLPNSITKLYNLQVLNVDRTSVSELPLDMRKLVNLRHLSLRGCSCLRHMPPGLDTLTSLHTLTTFVVGKEVPDEGNIGKLKDLNALVNLRGKLNIVFNSYSTFDMANYRNVELLNAAHLKNLIIQFSDQGAIDESLLACLKPHSKLTRIKIENYDGFKLPSWAKSLASSLPNLVQINLTNFDGIEILPSLSRLRHLKCLEVLGMPNVEFMESEVVVGPGYDELLFYPSLEKLVLCKFPKLKGWWSEEINWGTGKVGSPPAVVPSFPSLRELCLYDCPSLRSLPSCSKLCNLNLHKYHGTLTFLENKRAVPGDSTRGSSSSLSSGFPLLYMESVRTDDTRALDCLFEKYPEGIQYLGIQNFEGESLSTLAEKCIEHAPYIKHLGIWDCPNLMSLSGEVRHITSLQILTIGRCKNLELENNNEEAATATTSWESLHLLSQLSFYSLTKLINLPKELQYLTSLQLLRIEECENLEALPEWINNLTSLITLHIIRCDKLKSLPEAIAHMPALETLGIYGCENLTRRCRQPDGEDWPKLRHIPHLIVR; encoded by the coding sequence ATGTTTGGGTATGAATCCCAACTTGACGACCTTAAGCTCACTGTCTCCACCATCAAGTGTGTTCTGATTGATGCCGAATCTAAACACCAAGAGCTCGGTCATGGCGGTAGGGAATATATAGAGAGGCTCAAGGAAGCTGTTTACGATGTCGATGACCTGCTCGATGAGTTTAACACCATGGTCCAGAAGAATAAGCTCATCAAGGGTAGTAAGAGCTCTAAAAAGGTACGCCGCTTCTTCTCTCGTTCCAATCAGGTCCTTGTTGCTTTCAATATGTCGCGTGAGATTAAGAACCTTAGGAGCAAATTGGATAAAATTGCTAAAGATCGTCAACAATTTGGGTTTACTGATGTTTATGTGCCTATTAAGAGAAAACCAGAAACCATGTCTTTTGTTGGTGAAGATACTATTATTGGGAGAGAGGATGACAGGGAAGCTATTGTGAAAATGTTGCTTGGGGATTCTGACTCTGAGTCTTCTAATGTTGTTGGTCACAAGGTTTCTTACGTCACTGTTGTTGGGATTGGTGGGTTGGGGAAAACCGCTCTTGCTCAACTGGTTTATAGTGACAGTAGGGTTGAAAAGGCGTTTGAACTgaagatgtgggtttgtgtttcTGACGACTTTATCTTGGAAAAGATCTTTCGTCAGATGCTCGGAAGAGATGTGTTCAATATAGAAGATTTGCAAAGACAAGTTCGGAATATGATAGAGGGAAAAAGGTATTTACTTGTCTTAGACGATGTTTGGAGCGAAAGTCGTGATGAGTGGGATAAACTAAAGTCATTTCTGGATTTAGGTAACATGGGAAGTAGAGTAGTGGTTACTAGTCGCTCGAAGAAGGTTGCAAAAGTGGTTGCACATGATTTGATGTACGAGTTAAAAGGCCTCTCGAAAGAAAATTCTTGGAACTTATTTAAGAGATTGGCATTTGAACAAGGAAAAAAGCCTATGGATAGTACTCATCATCTCTTTGACATCGGCAAAGAGATTGTGAAAAAATGTGCTGATGTTCCTTTGGCCATAAGGGTAGCAGCTAGCATGTTATATGACCAGGATGAGAAAAAATGGATGTCATTAAAAAATGTTGCTAATTTGATGGAGATGGGACCAGGTCAGAATGGTGTAATGCCAATATTGAAGTATAGTTATTATCATCTCACACCGGCTTTAAAAAGTTGCTTTAGCTATTGTGCACTTTTTCCTAAAGATTGGAGATTAGACAAAGAATCATTAGTTAGGTTGTGGGTGGCACACGGATGCCTTGATCAACCAAGTGGCTATCAAAATGaagaagatgtaggtgatgagtACTTTTCTATGTTATTGCAAAGATGTTTTTTACAAGACGTCAAGAGGGATAGATATGGTGAAATTTATGAATGTAAGATGCATGATTTGATCCATGATCTTGCACAAGAAGTAGCTGGTAAAGAGACCATTTTATTAGATTCTTTTCAAGGCCACTTAAGCAGGAGAAATATTCATCTCTCATTTACAACTGATGTACATGCCCTCTTGACTAGTATTATTACTGAATTGGGTGAGACGTACACGTTGCGTACTTTTCTAAATCTTGGATACAATCTGCAGTTGTCGGAATCAAATGTCATTGCAATCTGTTCACACCTAAGAAGATTGAGGGTATTGGATTTGAGATACAGTTCTATCAGTACTTTACCAGATACTATGGGTAATCTGTCACACTTGAGGAATCTTAATCTTTCTGATAATGATGCATTGAGAGTTCTCCCGAACTCAATTACCAAACTGTATAACTTGCAAGTGTTGAATGTAGATAGGACTAGTGTATCAGAGCTGCCATTAGACATGAGGAAACTTGTGAATCTGAGGCACCTGTCTCTTCGTGGCTGCAGCTGTTTGAGGCATATGCCACCAGGTTTGGATACTTTGACAAGTCTGCATACTTTAACTACATTTGTGGTGGGAAAGGAAGTGCCTGACGAGGGTAATATTGGTAAGCTGAAAGACCTCAATGCTCTTGTTAACCTGAGAGGTAAACTCAATATTGTATTCAATAGTTATTCAACTTTTGATATGGCAAACTATAGGAACGTAGAGTTACTAAACGCAGCGCATCTTAAGAATTTGATCATACAATTTAGTGATCAAGGAGCTATTGATGAATCTTTATTGGCCTGTCTTAAACCTCATAGTAAACTCACAAGAATTAAAATCGAGAATTATGATGGGTTCAAATTACCTAGTTGGGCCAAGTCCCTAGCGTCTTCACTTCCGAACCTTGTTCAAATTAACTTGACGAATTTTGATGGCATAGAAATTCTCCCTTCACTGAGTCGACTTCGTCACCTCAAATGCCTTGAAGTCTTGGGTATGCCGAATGTGGAGTTTATGGAGAGTGAGGTAGTTGTCGGTCCTGGATATGACGAGTTACTATTCTACCCATCCTTGGAGAAGCTTGTCCTGTGTAAATTTCCAAAGCTAAAGGGATGGTGGAGCGAAGAGATAAACTGGGGGACAGGGAAAGTGGGTTCCCCTCCCGCGGTTGTCCCATCATTTCCCTCTCTACGTGAGTTGTGTTTGTATGATTGTCCAAGCCTGAGAAGTTTACCTTCATGTTCAAAATTATGTAAtctaaatttgcataaatatcaCGGAACACTGACCTTCTTGGAGAATAAAAGAGCCGTTCCAGGTGATTCCACAAGAGGCTCGTCATCCAGCTTGTCTTCTGGTTTCCCCTTGTTATACATGGAGAGTGTGAGAACAGACGACACTAGAGCACTTGATTGCTTGTTTGAGAAGTATCCAGAGGGTATTCAATATCTAGGTATTCAGAATTTTGAGGGGGAGAGTTTGTCGACTTTAGCAGAAAAATGCATAGAGCACGCTCCTTATATTAAACATTTGGGAATATGGGACTGCCCAAACCTAATGAGTTTGTCAGGAGAGGTAAGGCACATTACTAGCCTGCAGATACTGACCATAGGGAGATGTAAAAACTTGGAATTGGAAAACAATAATGAAGAAGCAGCGACCGCGACGACGTCATGGGAATCCCTTCACTTGCTCTCTCAGTTGAGTTTCTATTCTCTCACAAAGTTGATAAATCTGCCAAAGGAGCTTCAGTACTTGACCTCGCTtcaattgttaaggatagaagaATGTGAAAACTTGGAAGCGCTGCCGGAATGGATCAACAACCTCACATCTTTGATAACACTACACATTATCAGATGCGACAAACTGAAATCCTTGCCCGAAGCAATCGCACATATGCCTGCTCTGGAAACTCTTGGCATTTATGGCTGTGAAAACCTTACAAGAAGATGCCGGCAACCAGATGGTGAAGACTGGCCCAAACTACGGCACATCCCCCATTTAATTGTTcgataa